A region of Faecalibacterium taiwanense DNA encodes the following proteins:
- a CDS encoding PTS transporter subunit EIIC, which yields MKHRITAALERFSRAMLAPLSYLSAAGLLLVVGALLTSAPLAGVLPFLRWEPVQLAGRIIYKCLTAVISNLSVLFCTGLAAALAKREKHQAAFIALMSYLVYLTAGNVTLTELGLLAQPDALTGLYSAGQTMVLGIQTVDTGVFGGILLGLLTAFVYDRTCEKAHRGILGGVFSGVRWSFACMAALAAVLGFGACFVWPPIQKAIAAVTGFIAASGNIGLFLYGFLERLLIPTGLHHLVYMPFQFSQLGGQLMVGSVTYTGAYVVMMTEYNLGLPFSDGIVWMYTGFTKTFGYFGIAAAFIFCARRGSRKKTALQLLPLAFTASLASITEPLDFLFCFSAPVLWLAHAAISGSFIVLLHLCGVTAFTSNLLGSLVMNLSAGAARTNYPVLYLLGLAQIAVYFVVFTVLIKALDLPTPGRRPEEPSRPEKALPLDEQGIEKLIAAFGGRENIRTVDNCFTRLRVTVNDPAFVKEQALKALPCSGVVQSGCDVQIVYGIRAPEVRQAVERRLGRVVC from the coding sequence ATGAAGCACCGCATCACAGCCGCATTGGAGCGGTTCTCCCGCGCAATGCTGGCACCGCTGAGCTATCTTTCGGCGGCGGGCCTGCTGCTGGTGGTGGGCGCACTGCTTACCAGCGCGCCGCTGGCCGGGGTGCTGCCCTTTTTGCGGTGGGAGCCGGTGCAGCTGGCGGGCAGGATCATTTACAAATGCCTCACGGCGGTCATTTCAAATCTGAGCGTGCTGTTCTGCACCGGGCTTGCGGCGGCGCTGGCAAAGCGGGAAAAGCATCAGGCGGCGTTCATCGCCCTGATGAGCTATCTTGTCTACCTGACAGCGGGCAATGTAACGCTGACCGAGTTGGGCCTGCTGGCGCAGCCGGATGCGCTTACCGGCCTGTACAGCGCAGGCCAGACCATGGTGCTGGGCATCCAGACTGTGGATACCGGCGTGTTCGGCGGCATTCTGCTGGGCCTGCTCACCGCCTTTGTGTATGACCGCACCTGCGAAAAAGCCCACCGCGGCATTCTGGGCGGTGTGTTCTCCGGTGTGCGGTGGTCCTTTGCCTGCATGGCGGCACTGGCGGCGGTGCTGGGCTTTGGGGCCTGCTTTGTCTGGCCGCCTATCCAGAAGGCCATTGCGGCCGTCACTGGCTTCATTGCCGCTTCCGGCAATATCGGGTTGTTTTTGTACGGCTTTCTGGAACGGCTGCTCATCCCTACAGGGCTGCATCATCTGGTGTATATGCCGTTCCAGTTCTCGCAGCTGGGCGGTCAGCTTATGGTGGGCAGCGTCACCTATACCGGTGCCTATGTGGTCATGATGACCGAATATAACCTCGGCCTGCCGTTTTCGGATGGCATCGTGTGGATGTACACCGGCTTTACAAAGACCTTCGGCTACTTTGGCATTGCGGCGGCATTCATCTTCTGTGCCCGACGGGGCAGCCGCAAAAAGACTGCCCTTCAGCTGCTGCCGCTGGCCTTTACGGCATCGCTGGCTTCCATTACGGAGCCGCTGGATTTTCTGTTCTGCTTCTCGGCACCGGTTTTGTGGCTGGCGCACGCAGCCATCTCCGGCAGCTTCATCGTGCTGCTGCACCTGTGCGGAGTCACGGCGTTTACCTCGAACCTTCTGGGGTCGCTTGTGATGAACCTTTCCGCTGGTGCGGCCCGCACGAACTACCCGGTGCTGTATCTGCTGGGCCTTGCCCAGATCGCGGTGTATTTTGTGGTGTTCACTGTGCTCATCAAGGCGCTGGACCTGCCCACACCGGGCCGCCGCCCGGAAGAGCCGTCCCGGCCGGAAAAGGCCCTGCCGCTGGACGAGCAGGGAATAGAAAAGCTCATTGCGGCCTTTGGCGGGCGGGAGAACATCCGCACGGTGGACAACTGCTTTACCCGCCTGCGTGTCACGGTGAACGACCCGGCCTTCGTCAAGGAGCAGGCCCTGAAAGCCCTGCCCTGCAGCGGTGTGGTGCAAAGCGGCTGCGATGTGCAGATCGTGTACGGCATCCGCGCGCCGGAGGTGCGGCAGGCGGTGGAGCGGCGGCTTGGCCGGGTGGTCTGTTGA
- a CDS encoding DUF362 domain-containing protein has protein sequence MEASKVYYTDFRCPVGTSLLDKLRRVCIAAGIKDIDMDGKFVAIKMHFGELGNLAFLRPNYAKVVADLCKEQGGLPFLTDCNTLYPGSRKNALEHLTCAQLNGFWPMTTGCQVIIADGLRGTDEAEVPVPNGEYCKTAKIGRAIMDADIFISLTHFKGHESTGFGGTLKNIGMGCGSRAGKMIQHAAGHPEVQQSLCRGCHRCAKECGSDAITYDANNKAVIDQTKCKGCGRCIGACNFDAIYSQCDSANEMLDRKMAEYAAAVCAGRPCFHVSLVQDISPNCDCHCENDAPILPDIGIFASFDPVALDQACADACLNAQPLPNSQLGQNLAKPGWNCHHDNFKDSNPNIEWKATLEQAEKIGMGTRQYVLKKV, from the coding sequence ATGGAAGCATCCAAGGTCTATTATACAGATTTCCGCTGTCCCGTGGGCACCAGCCTGCTGGACAAGCTGCGCCGCGTGTGCATCGCCGCCGGGATCAAGGATATTGATATGGATGGCAAGTTCGTTGCCATCAAGATGCATTTCGGTGAGCTGGGCAATCTGGCATTCCTGCGCCCCAACTACGCCAAGGTGGTGGCTGACCTGTGCAAGGAGCAGGGCGGTCTGCCGTTTCTGACCGACTGCAACACCCTGTATCCGGGCAGCCGCAAGAACGCACTGGAGCACCTCACCTGCGCCCAGCTGAACGGCTTCTGGCCCATGACCACCGGCTGTCAGGTCATCATTGCGGACGGCCTGCGCGGCACCGATGAGGCAGAGGTGCCGGTGCCGAACGGCGAATACTGCAAGACGGCAAAGATCGGCCGCGCCATCATGGATGCGGACATCTTTATCAGCCTGACCCATTTCAAGGGCCACGAATCCACCGGCTTCGGCGGTACTCTCAAGAACATCGGCATGGGCTGTGGCTCCCGCGCAGGCAAGATGATACAGCATGCCGCCGGACACCCGGAGGTGCAGCAGAGCCTGTGCCGCGGCTGCCACCGCTGTGCCAAGGAGTGCGGCTCCGATGCCATTACCTACGATGCAAACAACAAGGCCGTCATTGACCAGACCAAGTGCAAGGGCTGCGGCCGCTGCATCGGTGCCTGCAACTTTGACGCCATCTATTCCCAGTGCGACAGCGCCAATGAGATGCTGGACCGCAAGATGGCCGAGTACGCGGCTGCCGTATGCGCAGGCCGTCCCTGCTTCCATGTTTCTCTGGTGCAGGACATCAGCCCCAACTGCGACTGCCACTGCGAGAACGATGCTCCCATCCTGCCGGATATCGGCATCTTTGCGTCCTTTGACCCGGTGGCGCTGGATCAGGCCTGCGCGGACGCCTGCCTGAATGCACAGCCGCTGCCGAACAGCCAGCTGGGCCAGAACCTTGCAAAGCCCGGCTGGAACTGCCACCACGACAACTTCAAGGATTCCAACCCCAATATCGAGTGGAAGGCCACGCTGGAGCAGGCCGAGAAGATCGGCATGGGCACCCGCCAGTATGTGCTGAAGAAGGTCTGA
- a CDS encoding undecaprenyl-diphosphate phosphatase gives MGIVEGITEWLPISSTGHMILLEQIIKFNASEEFMSMFRVVIQLGAIMAVVVLFWGKLWPFGMKQGRVISKPSVWNLWFKVVAATIPVLIISPLDDWMEAHFYNYITVAAMLILYGALFFVVENRRAAPHVSRLEQITYRDAIIIGLWQCLAIIPGTSRSGATIVGGLLLGLSRACVAEFTFYLAIPVMAGASLLKVVKFVVGGSVMTGTEVAVLAVGCVVAFGMSLAAIRFLMDYVKRHDFKFFGAYRIVLGIIVLAVAAATAIF, from the coding sequence ATGGGCATTGTGGAGGGCATTACCGAGTGGCTTCCCATTTCGTCCACCGGTCATATGATCCTGCTGGAACAGATCATCAAATTCAACGCAAGCGAAGAGTTCATGTCCATGTTCCGTGTGGTCATCCAGCTGGGTGCCATCATGGCCGTGGTGGTGCTGTTCTGGGGCAAGCTGTGGCCCTTTGGCATGAAGCAGGGCAGGGTCATTTCCAAGCCCAGCGTGTGGAACCTGTGGTTCAAGGTGGTAGCGGCCACGATCCCGGTGCTCATCATCAGCCCGCTGGACGACTGGATGGAAGCTCACTTCTACAATTACATCACGGTTGCCGCGATGCTCATTCTGTACGGCGCGCTGTTCTTTGTTGTGGAGAACCGCCGCGCCGCGCCGCACGTGAGCCGGCTGGAGCAGATCACCTACCGTGATGCCATCATCATTGGCCTGTGGCAGTGTCTGGCCATCATTCCGGGCACCTCCCGCTCCGGTGCCACCATCGTGGGCGGCCTGCTGCTGGGCCTGTCCCGCGCCTGTGTGGCAGAGTTCACCTTCTATCTGGCCATCCCGGTCATGGCGGGCGCATCCCTGCTCAAGGTGGTCAAGTTCGTTGTCGGCGGTTCTGTGATGACCGGCACCGAGGTGGCCGTGCTGGCAGTGGGCTGTGTGGTGGCCTTCGGCATGAGCCTTGCCGCCATCCGCTTCCTGATGGATTACGTCAAGCGCCACGATTTCAAGTTCTTTGGTGCCTACCGCATCGTGCTGGGCATCATCGTGCTGGCAGTGGCGGCTGCGACGGCCATCTTCTGA
- a CDS encoding TrkA family potassium uptake protein: protein MNILVIGCDQVGASLIRDLERIGHDISLIEKDPEQLKRLDAFDDYSFGGTALVGDPTDPDTLRQGGIDSCDAVAAVSEDDSVNLMAAQIAKSIFRREKVICRVSDPHLQVLYHKAYEIDTICPTVLTEQSVFRALAK from the coding sequence ATGAATATTCTGGTGATCGGCTGCGACCAGGTGGGGGCTTCCCTCATCCGCGATCTGGAACGCATCGGCCATGATATCTCGCTGATCGAAAAGGATCCCGAACAGCTCAAGCGTCTGGATGCCTTTGACGACTACAGCTTTGGCGGCACGGCTCTGGTGGGCGACCCCACCGACCCGGATACCCTGCGGCAGGGCGGCATTGACAGCTGCGATGCCGTGGCCGCTGTGAGCGAGGACGACTCGGTAAACCTGATGGCGGCACAGATCGCAAAAAGCATCTTCCGCCGTGAGAAGGTGATCTGCCGCGTGTCCGACCCGCACCTGCAGGTGCTGTACCACAAGGCTTACGAGATCGACACCATCTGCCCCACGGTGCTCACCGAGCAATCGGTGTTCCGCGCACTGGCAAAGTAA
- a CDS encoding TrkA family potassium uptake protein, whose product MKVCIAGGGKVGMYLAQSLLAHRHKVTIIEPQEMLCRSLADSLDIPVICGDAISFDTMRTADVASCDAFVAVTGADENNLVACQIAKREFGVNRTVARASNPKNRELLHTLGVDTVVCGTDNLSHILEREIETDTIRQLLSLGGGTASLNEILLPENFQFAGQAVKDIPMPGDVILVCITRDAEFIIPHGNTTLLPWDRILCLTQDDTLHLLMDAWGLSGK is encoded by the coding sequence ATGAAAGTTTGTATCGCAGGCGGCGGCAAGGTGGGCATGTATCTGGCCCAGAGCCTGCTGGCCCACCGCCACAAAGTGACCATCATTGAACCGCAGGAAATGCTGTGCCGTTCGCTGGCCGATTCGCTGGATATCCCGGTGATCTGCGGCGATGCCATCAGCTTTGACACCATGCGCACGGCCGACGTTGCCAGCTGCGATGCCTTTGTGGCCGTGACCGGTGCGGACGAGAACAACCTTGTGGCCTGCCAGATCGCAAAGCGGGAGTTTGGCGTGAACCGCACTGTGGCCCGAGCCTCCAACCCCAAGAACCGCGAACTGCTGCACACCTTAGGCGTGGACACCGTAGTGTGCGGCACCGACAACCTGAGCCACATCCTTGAGCGCGAGATCGAGACGGATACCATCCGCCAGCTGCTCTCGCTGGGCGGCGGCACTGCCAGCCTGAACGAGATCCTGCTGCCGGAGAACTTCCAGTTTGCAGGGCAGGCGGTCAAGGACATCCCCATGCCGGGCGACGTCATTCTGGTGTGCATCACCCGCGATGCGGAGTTCATCATCCCCCACGGCAACACCACCTTACTGCCGTGGGACCGCATCCTCTGCCTGACGCAGGATGACACCCTGCACCTGCTGATGGATGCCTGGGGCCTTTCCGGAAAATGA
- a CDS encoding PH domain-containing protein: protein MTERGFHPFAVLHFLRKTILLYLLPLLQVLFARNWAALRTALVQGAALLTVLAAVSAAVLHAGRWRVDAQGTLRVRWRLGVRLDRCLKASQLAALTIERPLLYRLAGASRVVLYPAGQKRTLTLLLSAQNAQFLADRMMPRRDAVAHTPRGGEKLAFAVLGANGLSTLALLALAIKQSRPYAPDAQTAAFAHLNRIAAWAARWLPMGTAWLLVLGGVLFCASLVRSAAHAAHYTVWRTESHLGSRGGFVRRYEMRLALEHLSYADLRRSPATWALGCCPVFVTAGSCRPEIPLLVWREDGPFLQELLPGFVLPPKAPVDTAGRSIPAFFLPAGIPCGLCLLLTAVSRYTLPALTVPLLVVTAVFAALLVGAYNGWRKEGIWLQNGRLTLRWQHGFHLHDICVLCPVPALTALQSPWAAAVRRTNLTLTFPGGVKCRVRSVKCSELPFLLF from the coding sequence ATGACCGAACGCGGCTTCCACCCGTTTGCGGTGCTGCATTTTCTGCGCAAGACCATCCTGCTGTATCTGCTGCCGCTTTTGCAGGTGCTGTTTGCCCGCAACTGGGCGGCGCTGCGTACGGCTCTGGTGCAGGGCGCGGCGCTGCTGACAGTGCTTGCCGCTGTGAGCGCCGCCGTGCTGCACGCAGGCCGCTGGCGGGTGGATGCACAGGGAACCCTGCGGGTGCGCTGGCGGCTGGGCGTGCGGCTGGACCGCTGCCTGAAAGCCAGCCAGCTGGCAGCGCTCACCATCGAGCGGCCCCTGCTCTACCGGCTGGCCGGTGCCAGCCGGGTGGTGCTGTACCCTGCCGGGCAGAAGCGCACCCTGACCCTGCTTTTGAGCGCGCAGAACGCGCAGTTTTTAGCTGACCGCATGATGCCGCGCCGGGATGCTGTGGCCCACACCCCGCGCGGCGGCGAAAAGCTGGCCTTTGCGGTGCTGGGTGCCAACGGCCTTTCCACTCTTGCTTTGCTGGCGCTGGCCATCAAACAGAGCAGGCCCTATGCGCCGGATGCCCAGACGGCGGCCTTTGCCCACCTGAACCGCATTGCGGCGTGGGCGGCGCGCTGGCTGCCCATGGGCACAGCATGGCTGCTGGTGCTGGGCGGTGTGCTGTTCTGCGCAAGCCTTGTGCGCAGTGCGGCCCATGCGGCCCATTACACCGTGTGGCGCACCGAGAGTCACCTTGGCAGCAGGGGCGGCTTTGTGCGCCGGTATGAGATGCGCCTTGCGCTGGAACATCTGAGCTATGCGGACCTGCGCCGCTCGCCTGCCACATGGGCGCTGGGCTGCTGCCCGGTGTTCGTCACGGCAGGCAGCTGCCGGCCGGAGATCCCGCTTCTGGTCTGGCGGGAGGACGGCCCTTTTCTACAGGAGCTTCTGCCCGGCTTTGTCCTGCCGCCAAAAGCGCCGGTGGACACCGCAGGCCGCAGCATCCCGGCGTTTTTTCTGCCTGCCGGCATCCCCTGCGGGCTGTGCCTGCTGCTGACAGCGGTATCCCGCTACACCCTGCCTGCGCTTACGGTGCCGCTGCTGGTGGTCACTGCTGTGTTTGCCGCCCTGCTGGTGGGTGCGTACAACGGCTGGCGCAAAGAGGGCATCTGGCTGCAAAACGGCCGTCTGACCCTGCGCTGGCAGCACGGCTTCCATCTGCACGACATCTGCGTGCTCTGCCCTGTTCCGGCCCTGACGGCCCTGCAGTCGCCATGGGCCGCGGCGGTGCGCCGCACGAACCTCACCCTCACCTTTCCGGGCGGGGTGAAGTGCAGGGTGCGCAGCGTAAAGTGCAGCGAACTGCCTTTTTTACTTTTCTGA
- a CDS encoding HAD family hydrolase, giving the protein MIKTVLFDLDGTLLNTIDDLADAGNWVCAQHGWPTFTAEQFKHMVGNGIPKLVERFSPENARTPEQLAATLAEFTARYDAHKEDKTAPYPGIPELLDELRAQGVQCAVFSNKADPLCGKIIAHYFGTGRFAAVRGSRPGVPTKPDPAGLYALMDEIGADRSATLFVGDSDVDILTGHNAGLPAMGALWGFRGRAELTAAGADALAAVPEDIFTYIQKG; this is encoded by the coding sequence GTGATAAAAACTGTATTATTCGATCTGGACGGCACCCTTCTGAACACCATCGACGACCTTGCCGATGCAGGCAACTGGGTGTGTGCACAGCACGGCTGGCCCACCTTTACGGCGGAACAGTTCAAGCACATGGTGGGCAACGGCATCCCGAAGCTGGTGGAGCGCTTTTCGCCGGAAAATGCCCGCACGCCGGAGCAGCTGGCGGCCACGCTGGCTGAATTCACTGCCCGGTACGACGCCCACAAGGAGGACAAGACGGCCCCCTATCCCGGCATCCCGGAGCTGCTGGACGAGCTGCGGGCACAGGGTGTTCAGTGCGCAGTGTTCTCCAACAAGGCCGACCCGCTCTGCGGCAAGATCATCGCCCACTATTTCGGCACAGGCCGCTTTGCCGCTGTGCGCGGCAGCAGGCCCGGCGTGCCCACCAAACCGGACCCCGCCGGGCTGTATGCGCTGATGGACGAGATCGGTGCAGACCGCTCTGCCACCCTATTTGTGGGCGACAGCGATGTGGACATCCTCACCGGACACAATGCCGGACTGCCCGCCATGGGCGCGCTGTGGGGCTTCCGGGGCCGCGCAGAACTGACCGCTGCCGGTGCGGATGCACTGGCAGCGGTGCCGGAGGATATTTTTACCTATATCCAGAAGGGTTGA
- a CDS encoding ABC transporter substrate-binding protein — MKKISRRSFLKASAVLGSAAALTACGGSSASTSTAASTSTAASGSTAAASGDTIKIGTIYAMSGGNAAIGENILRGIDFAVDEINKAGGVNGQMLEVVRGDHAGDAATGKSEAERLITQEGVNVIMGCHMSVVTEVVAQVCQQYGIPMITAISTLDRLTDEDHKDYDYFFRLCPLNSVYVEDMLKYLQDSKEQTGNEIKKVAIFTDKAAIGQELIRCVNLFAPDYGLDVVAEVDYSSNATDLSSQVLALKQADPDAILCDSYIGDATLFVQTLKEQNYKPKMIVAKANGFTDPSFIPNLGASANGVASVVEFNPDLTNGVEINEDFKKVYNVNMNGHSAESYTVVWLFKTAIEKAGSTDGAAVRDALAELSIDGAFEGGRKIVLPYSKIEFAPEYEIGGAKHYRDNTYASVAIAQVQDQEWKTVWPFEFASSKIQEVTLG, encoded by the coding sequence ATGAAAAAGATCTCTCGCAGAAGCTTCCTGAAGGCATCCGCTGTTCTGGGCAGCGCAGCTGCTCTGACCGCCTGCGGCGGCTCTTCCGCTTCCACCAGCACTGCAGCATCTACCAGCACCGCAGCATCCGGCAGCACTGCAGCAGCCAGCGGTGATACCATCAAGATCGGCACCATCTACGCAATGTCCGGCGGCAACGCAGCCATCGGCGAGAACATCCTGCGCGGCATCGACTTCGCAGTGGATGAGATCAACAAGGCAGGCGGCGTGAACGGTCAGATGCTGGAAGTTGTCCGCGGTGACCACGCAGGCGACGCAGCCACCGGTAAGTCTGAGGCAGAGCGCCTGATCACCCAGGAAGGTGTCAACGTCATTATGGGCTGCCATATGTCCGTTGTTACCGAGGTCGTGGCTCAGGTCTGCCAGCAGTACGGCATCCCCATGATCACCGCTATCTCCACGCTGGACCGTCTGACCGACGAGGACCACAAGGACTACGATTACTTCTTCCGTCTGTGCCCGCTGAACTCCGTCTACGTGGAAGATATGCTGAAGTATCTGCAGGACTCCAAGGAGCAGACCGGCAACGAGATCAAGAAGGTCGCCATCTTCACCGATAAGGCTGCCATCGGTCAGGAGCTGATCCGCTGCGTCAACCTGTTCGCACCCGATTACGGTCTGGATGTTGTGGCCGAAGTGGACTACAGCTCCAACGCTACCGACCTGTCCTCTCAGGTCCTGGCTCTGAAGCAGGCTGATCCCGATGCCATCCTGTGCGACTCCTACATCGGCGACGCTACTCTGTTCGTCCAGACCCTGAAGGAGCAGAACTACAAGCCCAAGATGATCGTTGCCAAGGCAAACGGCTTCACCGATCCTTCCTTCATCCCCAACCTGGGCGCATCCGCAAACGGCGTGGCTTCTGTTGTCGAGTTCAACCCCGACCTGACCAACGGCGTGGAGATCAACGAGGACTTCAAGAAGGTCTACAATGTCAACATGAACGGTCACTCTGCTGAGTCCTACACCGTTGTGTGGCTGTTCAAGACCGCCATCGAGAAGGCTGGCTCCACCGACGGTGCTGCCGTCCGCGACGCTCTGGCAGAGCTGTCCATCGACGGTGCATTCGAGGGCGGCCGCAAGATCGTTCTGCCCTACTCCAAGATCGAGTTCGCTCCCGAGTACGAGATCGGCGGCGCAAAGCACTACCGTGACAACACCTACGCTTCTGTTGCTATCGCACAGGTGCAGGATCAGGAGTGGAAGACCGTCTGGCCCTTCGAGTTCGCTTCCTCCAAGATCCAGGAAGTCACTCTGGGCTGA
- a CDS encoding ABC transporter ATP-binding protein: MLKVEGLNAGYGSVNILWDIGFEVKDGEIVAILGSNGAGKTTMVRTITGMVKASSGKVEFNGEDLSGKSSRVILDSGIVQVPEGRQLFTEMTVLENLELGAFNKETKAHFAENLEKCYNWFPKLRERAKQAAGTLSGGEQQMVAVARALIGMPKLLILDEPSLGLAPNIVDDILEVAKTMVKNDGISVLLVEQDITKALAAADRGYVIENGRVALEGTAAELSANEHVKKAYLGI; the protein is encoded by the coding sequence GTGCTTAAAGTTGAAGGTCTGAACGCCGGTTACGGCTCTGTGAACATCCTGTGGGACATCGGCTTTGAGGTGAAGGATGGCGAGATCGTTGCCATCCTTGGCTCCAACGGTGCCGGTAAGACCACCATGGTGCGCACCATCACAGGCATGGTCAAGGCCAGCTCCGGCAAGGTGGAGTTCAACGGGGAGGACCTCTCCGGCAAAAGCTCCCGCGTTATTCTGGACAGCGGCATCGTGCAGGTGCCGGAAGGCCGTCAGCTCTTTACCGAGATGACCGTGCTGGAAAATCTGGAACTGGGTGCATTCAATAAGGAGACCAAGGCGCATTTTGCAGAAAATCTGGAAAAGTGCTATAACTGGTTCCCCAAACTGCGCGAGCGCGCAAAGCAGGCTGCCGGCACTCTGTCCGGCGGCGAGCAGCAAATGGTGGCCGTGGCCCGTGCGCTGATCGGTATGCCCAAGCTGCTGATCCTGGACGAGCCCAGTCTGGGCCTTGCCCCCAACATCGTGGACGACATTCTGGAAGTGGCCAAGACCATGGTGAAGAATGACGGCATCTCGGTGCTGCTGGTGGAGCAGGATATCACCAAAGCCCTTGCAGCGGCTGACCGCGGCTATGTCATCGAGAACGGCCGCGTGGCACTGGAAGGCACCGCCGCCGAGCTCTCGGCAAACGAGCACGTCAAGAAGGCGTACCTCGGCATCTGA
- a CDS encoding ABC transporter ATP-binding protein yields the protein MAEKPIIEVQGLTKRFKGLTAVHDVSFSVEKGSITGMIGPNGAGKSTTFNMICGYYPPTEGKIFYNGEDITNKKAYEYTNMKIARTFQIMKPLKNLSVLDNVTAAAYFGHAGAKSEKEAKERAMEVLHFTGLYEKRHVISKDMGTPDQKRLEMARALATKPEVLFLDENMAGLNPAETEEAIQLIRKINESGVTILLIEHIMKAVVSLCEKVIVLHHGEKIAEGTPEQVMNDPYVMEVYLGTKKEGASA from the coding sequence GCAGAAAAGCCTATTATTGAAGTCCAGGGCCTGACCAAGCGGTTCAAGGGTCTGACCGCCGTGCATGATGTTTCTTTCTCGGTGGAGAAAGGCTCCATCACCGGCATGATCGGCCCCAACGGTGCTGGTAAATCCACCACCTTCAACATGATCTGCGGCTACTACCCGCCCACCGAAGGCAAGATCTTCTACAATGGTGAGGACATCACCAACAAAAAGGCGTATGAGTACACCAACATGAAAATCGCCCGCACCTTCCAGATCATGAAACCTCTGAAGAACCTGAGCGTTCTGGATAACGTCACCGCCGCCGCCTACTTCGGCCACGCCGGTGCAAAGAGCGAAAAAGAGGCCAAGGAGCGCGCCATGGAGGTGCTGCACTTCACCGGCCTGTACGAAAAGCGTCATGTGATCTCCAAGGACATGGGCACGCCGGACCAGAAGCGTCTGGAGATGGCCCGCGCTCTGGCCACCAAGCCCGAAGTGCTGTTTCTGGACGAGAACATGGCAGGCTTGAACCCGGCTGAGACCGAAGAGGCCATCCAGCTGATCCGCAAGATCAACGAGTCCGGTGTCACCATCCTGCTCATCGAGCACATCATGAAGGCGGTCGTGAGCCTGTGCGAGAAGGTCATCGTCCTTCACCACGGCGAAAAGATCGCTGAGGGCACGCCCGAGCAGGTCATGAACGATCCCTACGTCATGGAGGTGTATCTGGGCACCAAAAAGGAGGGCGCAAGTGCTTAA